The genome window TTAAGGATGAGGTGACTGTAATCATATTCAATATATGAAATTCCATTCTCTTTCTTTTTTATATTATAACTTGACTTCGCCACTTTGATGCCTAATGGAAAGAGATATTGAAGGAACTTCAATATCTCCTTTATGAAATCAAACAAAACATATCCATTAGGCGGTATAGTAATGATTGAAAAAGTAGAAAAAGAATTCGGTCTTTTTTCTACAATTTTTAAAAATCTTGGAGGAAATGCCAAGAATTTTATTCCTATTGTAAAACTCCACATATACAACAAACTCACTCATTCGGTTTCTGTTCGTCAGATCCCCAATGCATATCCAGAAGAGCTTATGAAACAATTGGGAATGAAAGGAAAACCTTCGGAAAGAACCCTTTATAGAACGTTAGAAAGAATTGGCAGATATTTTCCAGTTGTTTTGGAGAGATACCAGCGATTTATAGGGGATAATGGACTTGCTGACAGCAATCAAATCATTGACTTTTCATCTACATATATAGAAGGGGAAAAAGCAGAACTGGCATCATACGGTTATTCCAGGGATAAAAGGCCGGATAAATTGCAGATAAATTTTGGAATTTCCACAGGAATAAATGGCATTCCTACTGCACTAACCATTCAGAAAGGAAATGTACAGGATAAAAAGCATATGAGGGAAATGCTGAAAATTGTATCAAAAGTACTTCCAGAGAATTCATTGCTTATATTTGATGCGGGAGCTGATACAAAGGCAAATAAGGAGAAGATAAGAAAACTTGGGTACCATTATCTTTCATTAAAGGCAAAGAAGATCAAGACATATCAGAAATATACAGAATTCTTCAAAAACAATTTTGATCAGGTGGAGTATTTTGAGATAAATGGAAGGCATTATTATTGCATAAAGAAAAAGGAGGGAAAAGAATTG of Methanophagales archaeon contains these proteins:
- a CDS encoding transposase encodes the protein MIEKVEKEFGLFSTIFKNLGGNAKNFIPIVKLHIYNKLTHSVSVRQIPNAYPEELMKQLGMKGKPSERTLYRTLERIGRYFPVVLERYQRFIGDNGLADSNQIIDFSSTYIEGEKAELASYGYSRDKRPDKLQINFGISTGINGIPTALTIQKGNVQDKKHMREMLKIVSKVLPENSLLIFDAGADTKANKEKIRKLGYHYLSLKAKKIKTYQKYTEFFKNNFDQVEYFEINGRHYYCIKKKEGKELLYIFFCPELYEDQIKAKERKFKRQKEKGNKILKKRKRDKFPSDKGWIELVPSLQKTLFDIENPYINGIEGFFILESSVDNEPEKVLRLYKERDKAEKFFRNLKEGIELHPVRHWNKWSVIGIFFICFLANFLINLTLLLSENTPVKNAKLLKKFLINLSLTVVYPPKGFRFHILSNVSPQILAIFGDFIRRYEDKSLNLRW